Proteins encoded together in one Corallococcus soli window:
- a CDS encoding DNA adenine methylase, protein MNLLRAPFPWFGGKSRASHLVWQAFGDCPNYVEPFAGSLAVLLGRPTPAGVETVNDLDCYLANFWRAVQLAPDQVAQHADWPVNEADLHARHRWLVGQVEFRARMRQDPEYFDARIAGWWVWGLCQWIGSGWCAQPAWEEQDAAGAEKTCGIETSEYAKRPMLDKPGRGIHQLAVREGLRAAHAPRVRGAATSEHEQRPHLTDGGKGVHALRARDLGGAVAWQKRPSLGRGGRGVHGRGLPEQMPMLSGLRSATGMGIHASGKQGGIGDWMQVLADRLRYVRVCCGDWSRILSPNVTERIGVTGVLLDPPYSDAAGRDPSIYAEEDLQVAHRVREWALANGGNPRLRIALCGYEGEHEMPASWRCVAWKAPGGYAAARGNTENALRERIWFSPHCLAPAEDPMHGLPFAVFTGGVR, encoded by the coding sequence GTGAACCTCCTGCGCGCACCCTTCCCGTGGTTCGGAGGAAAGTCCCGGGCGTCCCACCTCGTGTGGCAGGCGTTCGGCGACTGCCCCAACTACGTGGAGCCCTTTGCCGGCAGCCTTGCGGTGCTGCTGGGCCGGCCCACGCCCGCTGGCGTGGAGACGGTGAACGACCTCGACTGCTACCTCGCCAACTTCTGGCGCGCCGTGCAGCTCGCCCCGGACCAGGTGGCCCAGCACGCCGACTGGCCGGTGAACGAGGCGGACCTGCACGCCCGCCACCGGTGGCTGGTGGGGCAGGTGGAGTTCCGCGCGCGCATGCGCCAGGACCCGGAGTACTTCGACGCGCGGATTGCCGGCTGGTGGGTGTGGGGCCTCTGCCAGTGGATCGGCAGCGGCTGGTGCGCGCAGCCCGCCTGGGAAGAGCAGGACGCGGCCGGCGCCGAGAAGACGTGCGGCATCGAGACGTCCGAGTACGCGAAGCGGCCGATGCTCGACAAGCCGGGCCGGGGCATCCACCAGCTCGCGGTGCGAGAGGGGCTCCGCGCCGCGCACGCTCCGCGCGTACGCGGGGCGGCGACGTCGGAGCACGAGCAGCGCCCCCACCTGACGGATGGCGGAAAGGGAGTACACGCACTTCGCGCTCGGGACCTGGGCGGGGCGGTGGCGTGGCAGAAGCGGCCGAGCCTGGGACGTGGCGGACGTGGAGTGCATGGCCGCGGGCTCCCCGAGCAGATGCCAATGCTGTCGGGACTCCGCAGCGCCACTGGCATGGGCATCCATGCCAGCGGCAAGCAGGGCGGCATCGGCGATTGGATGCAGGTGCTGGCGGACCGGTTGCGCTACGTGCGCGTGTGCTGTGGGGACTGGAGTCGCATCCTCAGTCCGAACGTGACCGAGCGCATCGGCGTGACGGGTGTGCTCCTGGATCCGCCGTACAGCGACGCGGCCGGCAGGGACCCGAGCATCTACGCGGAGGAGGACCTGCAGGTGGCTCACCGCGTGCGCGAGTGGGCCCTGGCGAACGGGGGCAACCCACGCCTGCGCATCGCCCTGTGCGGCTACGAGGGCGAACACGAGATGCCCGCCAGTTGGCGGTGCGTGGCGTGGAAGGCCCCGGGCGGGTACGCGGCCGCGCGGGGCAACACGGAGAACGCGCTGCGCGAGCGCATCTGGTTCAGCCCCCACTGCTTGGCGCCAGCGGAGGACCCGATGCATGGGCTGCCCTTCGCTGTTTTCACCGGCGGTGTCCGATGA
- a CDS encoding YifB family Mg chelatase-like AAA ATPase produces MRKEGAAFELPIALGVLAAARLMEEEPLGHYLFGGELSLDGSIKPIKGVLPLAVAARNGGFRGVMVPAANAVEAALVEGLQVLPVAHLREAVGHLTGSAPLTPLRREATPGSGPRKATADMSDVRGQPELKLALELAAAGGHNLLMAGPPGSGKTMLARRLPGILPEMTFNEALEVTKVYSIQGLLGEEQALMRERPFRAPHHTLSDAGLVGGGPAARPGELSLAHHGVLFLDELPEFRKNVLEVLRQPLEEGAIHLARASQHITYPCRVMLVAAMNPCPCGYFNVPGRKCTCAEHRVFDYHARVSGPLLDRIDITVQTRPVEYHQLAAKTQELPSQYYRQRVEAARERQRVRFQDAPDVHCNAQMPSHLLRRYCVMSPRAERMLELAVSHHGLSARAHDRILKLALTRADLEGHGRIEAVDMQLAVDCRMLDRRGWLHANTQGATDASRPAAPWRTDPAGKP; encoded by the coding sequence ATCCGGAAGGAAGGAGCGGCCTTCGAGCTGCCCATCGCGCTGGGGGTCCTGGCCGCGGCGCGGCTGATGGAAGAGGAGCCGCTGGGGCACTACCTCTTTGGCGGAGAGCTGTCGCTGGATGGCTCCATCAAGCCCATCAAGGGGGTGCTCCCCCTGGCCGTGGCGGCCCGGAACGGGGGGTTCCGTGGGGTCATGGTGCCAGCCGCCAACGCGGTGGAGGCAGCGCTCGTGGAAGGCCTCCAGGTGCTGCCCGTCGCGCACCTGCGCGAGGCCGTGGGGCACCTCACCGGCAGTGCCCCCCTGACGCCCCTGAGACGTGAGGCGACACCAGGGAGCGGACCTCGCAAGGCGACCGCGGACATGTCCGATGTCCGTGGCCAACCGGAGCTGAAGCTGGCCCTGGAACTCGCGGCGGCGGGCGGACACAACCTCTTGATGGCCGGCCCTCCCGGTTCGGGCAAGACCATGCTGGCGCGACGGCTGCCGGGCATCCTTCCGGAGATGACCTTCAACGAGGCGCTGGAGGTGACGAAGGTCTACTCCATCCAGGGATTGCTGGGAGAGGAGCAGGCCCTGATGCGCGAGCGCCCCTTCCGGGCCCCGCATCACACCCTGTCCGACGCGGGGCTCGTGGGTGGCGGGCCCGCAGCCAGACCAGGAGAGCTGTCGCTGGCCCACCACGGCGTGCTGTTCCTCGATGAGCTCCCCGAGTTCCGCAAGAACGTGCTGGAGGTGCTGCGCCAGCCCCTGGAGGAAGGGGCCATCCACCTGGCACGTGCCAGCCAGCACATCACCTATCCCTGTCGGGTGATGTTGGTGGCGGCGATGAATCCTTGCCCCTGCGGCTACTTCAACGTGCCGGGGCGCAAGTGCACCTGCGCGGAGCACCGCGTCTTCGACTACCACGCACGCGTCAGTGGCCCGCTGCTGGACCGCATCGACATCACCGTGCAGACACGGCCGGTGGAGTACCACCAGCTCGCGGCGAAGACGCAGGAGCTTCCCAGCCAGTACTACCGGCAGCGTGTGGAGGCCGCCCGCGAACGGCAGCGCGTCCGGTTCCAGGATGCGCCGGACGTGCACTGCAATGCCCAGATGCCTTCGCACCTGCTGCGCCGCTACTGCGTGATGTCTCCCCGCGCGGAGCGGATGCTGGAGCTCGCGGTCAGCCACCATGGACTGTCCGCCCGCGCGCATGACCGGATCCTCAAGCTGGCCCTGACGCGCGCGGACCTTGAAGGGCATGGGCGCATCGAGGCCGTCGACATGCAGCTCGCGGTCGACTGCCGGATGCTGGACCGCAGGGGGTGGCTCCACGCCAACACCCAGGGTGCGACGGATGCTTCACGCCCCGCCGCTCCCTGGAGAACGGACCCGGCTGGCAAGCCCTGA
- a CDS encoding sigma factor, whose protein sequence is MESLLFLLRELPDGCPEQARAQTRLVVLVQHHVERAAREAARRWKVSAEDLLQEGLLATFSAWRRFTPGRVAGRCLYPAYVLRLARQAMERHASKQRSAVHVTRHARRKLARAKRAAQSEGVKVSDVLRRQGMEAAGIHGLGEGAIATVSLDELLTDSAGGDGGPARRAATSSIELRLSLVDTTAARLAQVVEREDALSALHRLPRLQRIVVQAAMGLGRAGGLEASERTLAQELRLPVAQVRTLREAGLSRLRRALDARGHGPELPARATGKVRGPRTEAPREARVRQVPRVAQLGLELPGTGA, encoded by the coding sequence ATGGAGTCCCTGCTCTTCCTTCTCCGCGAACTGCCGGACGGCTGCCCCGAGCAGGCCCGCGCGCAGACGCGCCTCGTCGTGCTCGTGCAGCACCACGTCGAGCGGGCGGCCCGGGAGGCCGCCCGCCGCTGGAAGGTGAGCGCCGAGGACCTGCTTCAGGAAGGGCTGCTCGCGACATTCTCCGCGTGGCGCCGCTTCACCCCCGGGCGCGTGGCGGGCCGGTGCCTGTACCCCGCCTACGTGCTGCGCCTCGCGCGGCAGGCCATGGAGCGCCACGCGTCGAAGCAGCGCAGCGCCGTCCACGTGACGCGGCACGCCCGTCGGAAGCTGGCCCGCGCGAAGCGGGCAGCCCAGTCGGAGGGGGTGAAGGTGTCGGACGTGCTGCGCCGCCAGGGCATGGAGGCCGCCGGCATCCACGGGCTGGGCGAGGGGGCCATCGCCACCGTGTCCCTGGACGAGCTGCTCACCGACTCCGCTGGCGGCGACGGCGGCCCCGCGCGCCGGGCTGCTACCTCCAGCATTGAGCTGCGGCTGTCCCTGGTGGACACCACGGCCGCACGCCTCGCGCAGGTGGTGGAGCGCGAGGATGCCCTCTCGGCGCTGCACCGGCTGCCCCGCCTGCAGCGCATCGTGGTGCAGGCTGCGATGGGCCTGGGCCGCGCGGGCGGGCTGGAGGCCTCGGAGCGGACGCTGGCCCAGGAACTGCGGCTTCCCGTCGCGCAGGTGCGGACGCTGCGTGAGGCGGGCCTGTCCCGGCTGCGCAGGGCCCTCGACGCCCGCGGGCACGGGCCGGAGCTGCCCGCGCGGGCCACCGGGAAGGTGCGCGGGCCGCGCACCGAGGCGCCCCGGGAGGCTCGCGTGCGGCAGGTGCCGCGGGTGGCCCAGCTGGGCCTGGAGTTGCCCGGGACGGGGGCGTAG
- a CDS encoding minor capsid protein, with product MGAALKDVELHVARVLEDAGLGVSQTATPPSLYMGPWPVSAPPLMVAVREVSGDAPEDYMGTGRSYLQPDVQVVARGRTYADAQALARRCWSALHLASVPGYSSCRAQGAPAYMGPDGNDKHRFAFTVTLAYAG from the coding sequence ATGGGTGCCGCGCTGAAGGACGTGGAGCTGCACGTGGCCCGGGTGCTGGAGGACGCAGGCCTGGGCGTCTCCCAGACGGCCACCCCGCCCAGCCTCTACATGGGCCCCTGGCCAGTGAGTGCCCCGCCGCTGATGGTGGCCGTGCGCGAGGTGAGCGGCGACGCGCCCGAGGACTACATGGGCACGGGCCGCAGCTACCTCCAGCCGGACGTGCAAGTCGTTGCGCGCGGCCGCACCTACGCGGACGCCCAGGCCCTGGCCCGCCGGTGCTGGAGCGCGCTGCACCTGGCGTCCGTCCCCGGCTACAGCTCCTGCCGCGCCCAGGGCGCCCCCGCGTACATGGGCCCGGACGGCAACGACAAGCACCGCTTCGCCTTCACCGTCACCCTGGCCTACGCCGGCTGA
- a CDS encoding NAD(P)/FAD-dependent oxidoreductase, with product MKTTRENLPHVVILGGGFGGLYAARYLRKAGVRVTMVDRHNHHLFQPLLYQVATATLSPSDIAAPLRAMLGRQQAQVLLAEVTGVDAANKRVLLADGELSYDFLIVATGATHSYFGNDAWSRHSMGLKTVEDAVEIRRRVLLAFELAEREPDPERRRALLTFAIIGGGPTGVELAGALAEISRNSMTGDFQNIDPRDARVILIEGMDRVLPTYPENLSGDARRVLEKLGVEIRTGTRVTNIDDTGLDMGPEHLAARTVLWAAGVEASPVARSLGVELDRAGRVPVTPELTVPGHPDIFVVGDLALVKQDDGSAVPGVAPAAMQEGKHAVLNLRRQLAGQPMQPFHYWDRGTYAVIGRGHAVGVAFRRVQQSGFIAWLAWLFIHITFLIGFRSKLAVLLNWAYAYLTFGRSARIITGPAPRLEVAGGARLPGEGQRPAAAGVVDAPAVRDASTPAIVPY from the coding sequence GTGAAAACGACCCGTGAGAACCTTCCCCATGTGGTCATCCTGGGAGGCGGCTTCGGCGGCCTCTACGCGGCCCGGTACCTGCGAAAGGCAGGGGTCCGCGTCACGATGGTGGACCGCCACAACCACCACCTCTTCCAGCCCCTGCTGTATCAGGTGGCCACGGCCACGCTCAGCCCGAGCGACATCGCCGCGCCGCTGCGGGCGATGCTCGGACGCCAGCAGGCCCAGGTGTTGCTCGCGGAGGTGACCGGGGTGGACGCCGCGAACAAGCGGGTCCTCCTGGCCGACGGGGAGCTGTCGTACGACTTCCTCATCGTGGCCACCGGGGCCACGCATTCGTACTTCGGCAACGATGCATGGTCGCGACACTCGATGGGATTGAAGACGGTCGAGGACGCCGTGGAGATCCGCCGCCGCGTGCTGCTCGCCTTCGAACTGGCCGAGCGTGAGCCGGATCCCGAGCGCCGTCGTGCGCTGCTGACCTTCGCCATCATCGGTGGAGGCCCCACCGGGGTGGAGCTGGCGGGGGCGCTGGCGGAGATCAGCCGCAATTCAATGACGGGTGACTTCCAGAACATCGACCCGCGGGACGCGCGCGTCATCCTCATCGAGGGCATGGACCGGGTGCTCCCCACCTACCCCGAGAACCTGTCGGGGGATGCCCGCAGGGTGCTGGAGAAGCTCGGGGTGGAGATCCGCACGGGCACCCGGGTGACGAACATTGATGACACGGGCCTGGACATGGGGCCCGAGCATCTGGCGGCCCGCACCGTGCTCTGGGCCGCGGGCGTGGAGGCCTCGCCGGTGGCCCGTTCGCTCGGCGTGGAGCTGGACCGCGCGGGACGTGTTCCCGTGACCCCCGAGCTGACGGTGCCCGGCCATCCGGACATCTTCGTCGTGGGCGACCTGGCGCTGGTCAAGCAGGACGACGGCAGCGCCGTTCCAGGCGTGGCACCCGCGGCGATGCAGGAGGGCAAGCACGCGGTCCTCAATCTCCGCCGTCAGCTCGCCGGCCAGCCGATGCAGCCCTTCCACTACTGGGACCGGGGCACCTACGCCGTCATCGGGAGGGGGCACGCCGTGGGAGTGGCCTTCCGCCGCGTCCAGCAGTCCGGCTTCATCGCCTGGCTGGCCTGGCTCTTCATCCACATCACCTTCCTCATCGGCTTCCGAAGCAAGCTGGCCGTGCTGCTCAACTGGGCCTACGCGTACCTGACCTTCGGCAGGTCGGCGCGGATCATCACGGGGCCCGCACCCCGGCTCGAAGTCGCGGGCGGGGCGCGATTGCCCGGGGAGGGGCAGCGCCCGGCCGCAGCGGGCGTCGTGGATGCGCCTGCCGTCCGTGATGCCTCCACGCCCGCCATCGTGCCGTACTGA
- a CDS encoding HNH endonuclease, which translates to MVAPGRARPVGVHQLVADAFHGPCPVGQQVRHLDGDPTNNVPCNLAYGTALDNAADRTRHGRYASGAHHQNAKLTPADVADLLRRRAAGEKVKALAAYFRVSVPTVEAVIYGKSYRAESVELRQIEVSR; encoded by the coding sequence ATGGTCGCGCCGGGCCGTGCGCGCCCTGTCGGCGTGCACCAACTCGTCGCTGATGCGTTCCACGGTCCCTGTCCGGTTGGGCAGCAGGTGCGCCACCTCGACGGCGACCCTACGAACAACGTCCCCTGCAACCTGGCGTACGGGACGGCGTTGGACAACGCGGCGGACCGAACTCGGCATGGTCGGTACGCGAGCGGCGCGCACCATCAGAACGCGAAGCTGACACCCGCGGATGTTGCTGACCTTCTCCGCCGCCGTGCCGCTGGCGAGAAGGTTAAGGCGCTCGCGGCCTACTTCCGGGTGTCGGTCCCAACGGTCGAGGCGGTCATCTACGGGAAGAGCTACCGCGCGGAGAGCGTGGAACTCCGCCAGATCGAGGTGTCGCGATGA
- a CDS encoding fibronectin type III domain-containing protein, giving the protein MRTLSPAETAALSCRAGFASHLRVLVLRGATWTDLTTLLPGDYLLGVSWSDSIDAPVSTASVAVARNGPDGTRLALAPMVVSSFLNTVDGAYTPLLREGAYFRVELATVPLDTRRMDVPSGAWREVWRGRIDEVDAGGDELRLTGRDLGGLLQDTWAEVERTYGSTAGTPVQAVIQSILNDNGMTSFGLYTPVDPLSVRGPYVQEREPLLDAVTFLAEQIGWDVRMRWREDAGAFALTLWSPERLTDVPVATFGPDTVQELGELKRSLEHVRNVVEVVYSDKADKDATGAKKRKTVTATNPTSIALYGRRWMQVAEGATSLIDTPAEAQRLADAALADLSESALSLSLTLPGVHWYLEAGDLVEVLPDDVHFDTPQRIAVVSAEHECASSGEARTKLQLQGRPSTSRAVWAEKDARPGVAASAPFTGPPAPAGLTVTNTVNGFSLAWTPADTGAAWDSYELHVSSTAGFIPSQATYRTNSRATRFDVQDLVAGRAYYARVIPRDVKGNAGPASTEVTLAPRYVAPAMLLPTVTYAERPLNADFEALSDPASPPDGWGISPGTWGVDATDEASNVYSGVRAVRLAPTLVATKIGSQRFSVRAGDLLFPSALVRGGPESFNASYQSVLLLAWLDASFGLVSVVEVDRKQFSASWQELGRGASAVAPSGARYCQLYIGKVNPLAYTLYVDSARVEVQARPQDYQVAALIPASGWVATGFPRGNPKYYKNSAGDVVLGGSMKNGSLGSAAFVLPAGYRPVDELHLPVVSTLGIGWVRITADGNVTPMVGSTTEVSLDGVRFRVEA; this is encoded by the coding sequence ATGCGCACCCTTTCCCCCGCCGAAACCGCCGCCCTCTCCTGCCGCGCGGGCTTCGCCTCGCACCTGCGCGTCCTGGTGCTGCGCGGCGCCACCTGGACGGACCTCACCACGCTGCTGCCCGGGGACTACCTGCTGGGCGTCTCCTGGTCGGACAGCATCGACGCGCCCGTCTCCACGGCGAGCGTCGCCGTGGCGCGTAACGGCCCGGACGGCACGCGCCTGGCGCTCGCGCCCATGGTGGTGAGCAGCTTCCTCAACACGGTGGACGGCGCCTACACGCCGCTGCTGCGCGAGGGGGCGTACTTCCGCGTGGAGCTCGCCACGGTGCCGCTAGATACGCGCCGCATGGACGTCCCCTCCGGCGCCTGGCGCGAGGTGTGGCGCGGCCGCATCGACGAGGTGGACGCGGGCGGGGACGAGCTGCGCCTCACCGGGAGGGACCTGGGCGGGCTGCTACAGGACACCTGGGCGGAGGTGGAGCGCACCTACGGCAGCACTGCGGGCACGCCCGTGCAGGCCGTCATCCAGTCCATCCTCAACGACAACGGCATGACCTCCTTCGGCCTCTACACGCCGGTGGATCCGCTCTCCGTGCGCGGCCCCTACGTGCAGGAGCGGGAGCCCCTGCTGGACGCGGTGACCTTCCTGGCTGAGCAGATTGGCTGGGACGTGCGCATGCGCTGGCGCGAGGACGCGGGCGCCTTCGCCCTCACCCTCTGGAGCCCGGAGCGCCTGACGGACGTGCCCGTGGCCACCTTCGGCCCGGACACCGTGCAGGAGCTGGGCGAACTGAAACGCAGCCTGGAGCACGTACGCAACGTGGTGGAGGTGGTGTACTCGGACAAGGCGGACAAGGACGCCACCGGCGCGAAGAAGCGCAAGACGGTGACGGCCACCAACCCCACCTCCATCGCGCTTTACGGGCGCCGGTGGATGCAGGTGGCGGAAGGCGCCACCAGCCTCATTGACACCCCGGCGGAGGCGCAGCGGCTGGCGGACGCGGCCCTCGCGGACCTCTCCGAGTCCGCGCTCAGCCTGTCGCTGACGCTGCCCGGCGTGCACTGGTACCTGGAGGCGGGGGACCTGGTGGAGGTGCTGCCGGACGACGTGCACTTCGACACGCCTCAGCGCATCGCCGTCGTCTCCGCGGAGCACGAGTGCGCTTCCTCCGGCGAGGCCCGGACGAAGCTCCAGTTGCAGGGCCGGCCCAGCACCAGCCGCGCCGTCTGGGCGGAGAAGGACGCGCGCCCGGGCGTCGCCGCCAGCGCGCCCTTCACCGGCCCACCGGCGCCGGCGGGCCTGACGGTGACGAACACCGTCAACGGCTTCTCCCTCGCCTGGACGCCGGCCGACACCGGCGCCGCGTGGGACTCGTACGAGCTGCACGTGAGCAGCACCGCGGGCTTCATCCCCTCCCAGGCGACGTACCGGACGAACAGCCGCGCCACGCGCTTCGACGTCCAGGACCTGGTGGCCGGCCGCGCCTACTACGCGCGCGTCATCCCCCGCGACGTGAAGGGCAACGCGGGCCCCGCCAGCACCGAGGTGACGCTCGCGCCCAGGTACGTCGCGCCGGCCATGCTGCTGCCCACGGTGACGTACGCCGAGCGGCCCCTCAACGCGGACTTCGAAGCACTCAGCGACCCGGCATCGCCGCCGGACGGCTGGGGCATCTCCCCGGGCACCTGGGGTGTGGATGCGACCGACGAGGCGAGCAACGTCTACAGCGGCGTCCGTGCCGTGCGCCTGGCGCCAACGCTGGTGGCGACGAAGATTGGCAGCCAGCGCTTCTCCGTCCGGGCGGGCGACCTGCTCTTTCCGAGCGCGCTGGTGCGCGGCGGACCTGAGTCCTTCAACGCCAGCTACCAGAGCGTGCTGCTGCTGGCCTGGCTTGATGCCTCCTTCGGCCTCGTCAGCGTCGTGGAGGTGGACCGCAAGCAGTTCAGCGCCAGTTGGCAGGAACTGGGCCGGGGCGCCAGCGCCGTCGCCCCCTCCGGCGCGCGCTACTGCCAGCTCTACATCGGCAAGGTGAACCCGCTCGCGTACACGCTCTACGTGGACTCGGCGCGGGTGGAGGTGCAGGCCCGACCCCAGGACTACCAGGTCGCGGCGCTGATTCCCGCATCGGGCTGGGTGGCCACCGGGTTCCCCCGCGGCAACCCGAAGTACTACAAGAACAGCGCGGGTGACGTCGTGCTTGGGGGCTCCATGAAGAACGGCTCCCTCGGCAGCGCCGCCTTCGTCCTGCCCGCGGGCTACCGGCCCGTCGACGAGTTGCACCTGCCGGTGGTGAGCACCCTCGGCATCGGCTGGGTCCGCATCACGGCCGACGGGAACGTCACCCCCATGGTCGGCAGCACGACGGAGGTATCGCTCGACGGCGTCCGCTTCCGGGTGGAGGCGTGA
- a CDS encoding PP2C family protein-serine/threonine phosphatase: MSSPFEIGCHSEQGRRDYQQDAAGGECVEGALVAAVADGLGHYPGSDRAAQMAVRTVLHHAFLSPAALSLRAGMEAVVEEAHQEVLREQRSIGLRGLTTLALLKVEGTRAVVVHVGDSRVYRRRAGQLEQLTKDHKDSRHVLNRCLGNPRVGKNYTPDVLETDLQPGDVYLLSTDGVHESLSPAQLRAVLEDGASAQVAAEALVHSALASGSRDNCTAVVVRAPGAADALLRGAA, encoded by the coding sequence ATGAGCTCCCCCTTCGAAATCGGGTGTCATTCCGAGCAGGGGCGCCGCGACTACCAGCAGGACGCGGCTGGGGGCGAGTGCGTCGAGGGCGCCCTGGTGGCCGCCGTGGCGGACGGCCTGGGCCACTACCCCGGCAGCGACCGTGCCGCCCAGATGGCGGTGCGGACGGTGCTGCACCACGCCTTCCTGTCGCCCGCAGCGCTGTCGCTGCGGGCCGGCATGGAGGCGGTGGTGGAGGAGGCCCACCAGGAGGTGCTGCGCGAGCAGCGCTCCATCGGGCTCAGGGGGCTCACCACCTTGGCGCTCCTGAAGGTGGAGGGCACGCGCGCGGTGGTGGTGCACGTGGGCGACTCGCGCGTGTACAGGCGCCGCGCCGGCCAACTGGAGCAGCTCACCAAGGACCACAAGGACAGCCGGCACGTTCTCAACCGGTGCTTGGGCAACCCGCGTGTGGGGAAGAACTACACGCCGGACGTGCTGGAGACGGACCTCCAGCCCGGTGACGTGTACCTCCTGTCGACGGACGGCGTGCACGAGTCGCTGTCGCCCGCCCAACTGCGCGCGGTGCTGGAGGATGGGGCCTCCGCCCAGGTGGCCGCCGAGGCCCTGGTGCACTCCGCGCTCGCCAGTGGCAGCCGCGATAACTGCACGGCCGTGGTGGTCCGGGCGCCTGGCGCTGCCGACGCGCTGCTGCGAGGTGCCGCGTGA
- a CDS encoding phage tail protein, which yields MSDVPQYRKPLGMARKFHKRIAIGGADYDICEPSSGDKTAALACSRKAGELDDKNNPVDEDAGMHFLARIAIVCLYHPGGVKRVFEQEDSAAVKNEPWLDEYGKDFSSAFGGPTVEEARGNSEATPS from the coding sequence ATGAGCGACGTCCCCCAGTACCGCAAGCCCCTCGGCATGGCCCGGAAGTTCCACAAGCGCATCGCCATCGGCGGCGCGGACTACGACATCTGCGAGCCGTCGTCGGGAGACAAGACGGCCGCGCTGGCGTGCAGCAGGAAGGCCGGAGAGCTCGACGACAAGAACAACCCCGTCGACGAGGACGCCGGCATGCACTTCCTCGCGCGGATCGCCATCGTGTGCCTCTACCACCCGGGCGGGGTGAAGCGCGTCTTCGAGCAGGAGGACAGCGCCGCCGTGAAGAACGAGCCCTGGCTCGACGAGTACGGCAAGGACTTCTCCTCCGCCTTCGGTGGCCCGACGGTGGAGGAGGCCCGGGGAAACTCCGAAGCCACCCCGAGCTGA
- a CDS encoding LexA family protein codes for MTCRPNPEHGPSGGSPTQRQQEVLAYVHAFKAAHEMAPTARELCERFGWASTNAAHEYFGRLEQLRLLTRQAKAARSLRLTESGKALAQAYLSAHPEVLHG; via the coding sequence ATGACCTGCCGCCCGAACCCCGAGCACGGCCCGTCCGGCGGCTCCCCCACGCAGCGCCAGCAGGAGGTGCTCGCGTACGTCCATGCCTTCAAGGCGGCCCACGAGATGGCGCCCACGGCGCGGGAGCTGTGCGAGCGCTTCGGCTGGGCCTCAACCAACGCCGCGCACGAGTACTTCGGCCGCCTGGAGCAGCTCCGGCTGCTGACGCGGCAGGCGAAGGCGGCACGCTCGCTGCGCCTCACCGAGTCCGGCAAGGCCCTGGCCCAGGCGTACCTCTCCGCGCATCCGGAGGTGCTCCATGGATAG
- a CDS encoding phage tail tube protein, with the protein MADPEVLYAQKVHFTLLPTTPLVTLEEAEVDPEPVATELDGITECSVSEAADSVDTNYYGGDGYKKNAATLTGLTISLSGHRVRGNPAQDALEGQFRKIGYLHVIRDADATAGLRGKRYKVRVMSFDSGGPSSDVDKLTVSLTGQGAPVAV; encoded by the coding sequence ATGGCTGACCCGGAAGTCCTCTACGCGCAGAAGGTCCACTTCACCCTCCTGCCCACCACCCCGCTCGTCACCCTCGAAGAGGCGGAGGTCGACCCCGAGCCCGTCGCCACCGAGCTGGACGGCATCACGGAGTGCTCCGTCTCCGAGGCGGCCGACAGCGTCGACACGAACTACTACGGCGGCGACGGGTACAAGAAGAACGCCGCCACCCTCACCGGCTTGACCATCAGCCTCAGTGGCCACCGCGTCCGGGGCAACCCCGCGCAGGACGCGCTGGAGGGGCAGTTCCGGAAGATTGGCTACCTGCACGTCATCCGGGACGCGGACGCGACGGCCGGCCTGCGCGGCAAGCGCTACAAGGTGCGCGTCATGTCCTTCGACTCCGGCGGCCCGTCGTCGGACGTGGACAAGCTCACCGTCAGCCTCACCGGCCAGGGCGCCCCCGTCGCGGTGTAG